A window of the Bacillus sp. A301a_S52 genome harbors these coding sequences:
- a CDS encoding sugar transferase, whose product MTNIGESRSHRFFLIAGDLFCILAAYISAFYIRYLDFPDRNWEAFISLLPWILLIGLFFISVYELYALDRKNTISDIVRKILVASSLMTFLTMAASYLFREFAMPRSVVLIAAVFMVILMVIFKVIYLKLTRGSVIGKVLLIGNESNTDKLINKIKHPMLKGTKVQHISGDSSIEHIGYCLEDCDYVVLCTDISKESKSQVIYHAMERNKVVYVIPTLYELLLQRASITPLEDTLVMGVQPFGLTWDKVFVKRVFDFVASLLLLVLISPLMLFVAIIVKLDDPKGKVIYSQERLGKHDKPFTIYKFRSMITGAENKTGPVLATSDDDRITKVGKFIRSTRLDELPQLFNVLKGDMSLVGPRPEREFFIKQLSEEYYHYGYRNRVQPGITGYAQVMGKYSTGVEDKLRFDLYYIRNYSLWLDIIILLKTFLVIFDRSKSEGTGDASEDKDKSDGDRQEVPQTSTKSRSTLNL is encoded by the coding sequence ATGACGAATATTGGCGAATCAAGAAGCCATAGGTTTTTTCTAATAGCTGGAGATTTGTTTTGTATTCTTGCGGCCTATATTAGTGCGTTTTATATACGTTATTTAGATTTCCCAGATCGCAACTGGGAAGCATTTATCTCTTTACTTCCATGGATTTTGCTTATCGGATTATTTTTTATCTCAGTGTACGAATTATATGCATTAGATAGGAAGAATACGATCAGTGATATTGTGAGAAAAATTCTCGTGGCATCTTCTTTAATGACTTTTTTAACGATGGCAGCTTCTTATTTATTCAGAGAGTTTGCAATGCCGCGGTCAGTTGTGTTAATTGCAGCGGTATTTATGGTTATTTTAATGGTGATTTTTAAGGTCATTTATTTAAAGCTTACGAGAGGATCCGTCATTGGAAAAGTCTTGCTTATTGGGAATGAATCGAATACCGATAAACTTATTAATAAAATTAAGCATCCTATGTTGAAAGGAACGAAGGTTCAGCATATTTCTGGTGACAGTTCTATAGAGCATATAGGCTATTGTTTGGAAGATTGTGATTATGTTGTTTTGTGTACCGATATATCTAAAGAATCAAAATCTCAAGTGATTTATCATGCGATGGAGCGTAATAAAGTCGTCTATGTGATTCCAACACTTTATGAGTTGCTGTTACAACGTGCATCTATTACGCCATTAGAAGATACACTTGTTATGGGTGTACAGCCATTCGGACTTACGTGGGATAAAGTCTTTGTAAAGCGAGTATTTGATTTTGTAGCATCGTTATTATTATTAGTACTTATCTCCCCACTCATGTTATTTGTAGCTATAATTGTTAAATTAGATGATCCGAAGGGGAAGGTTATCTATTCACAAGAACGACTGGGAAAACATGATAAACCATTTACGATTTATAAATTTCGTTCAATGATTACGGGAGCTGAAAATAAGACAGGCCCTGTTTTAGCAACATCTGATGATGATAGGATTACGAAGGTTGGCAAATTCATTCGCTCGACACGTCTTGATGAGCTTCCTCAATTGTTTAATGTGCTAAAAGGAGATATGTCCTTAGTAGGTCCACGACCTGAGAGAGAATTCTTTATTAAGCAATTGTCGGAGGAGTATTATCATTATGGGTATCGTAACAGAGTTCAACCTGGTATAACGGGTTACGCACAAGTTATGGGAAAGTACAGCACAGGGGTAGAGGATAAGCTACGATTCGACCTTTATTATATTAGAAATTACAGCCTTTGGCTTGATATAATTATTTTATTAAAAACGTTTCTCGTCATTTTTGACCGTTCAAAATCTGAAGGGACTGGTGACGCATCTGAAGATAAGGATAAGAGTGACGGGGATAGGCAAGAAGTGCCTCAAACATCGACTAAATCACGCTCCACACTTAATTTATAG